The Lysinibacillus timonensis nucleotide sequence CTAAATCGTTTAATTCAAGAACTGTCATAGCTTTAATAGCTTCTAAGATTTGCTCTTTGCTCATTATAATTTCCTCCTATTATTGGATCGTTTTATTTTTTTAGGCCGTTTGCCTTTTTGTTTGTTGAATACTTAAGCGCTTATTGAAATTAAGCACCTTGTTCTTCTTTTTGTTCTGCAACTGCTTTTGTAGCAAGAGCAAAGTTGCGTACTGGCGCTTGAAGTACAGATAAAAGCATAGAAAGTAGACCTTCGCGAGATGGAAGTTCTGCAAGAGCTTTAACGTCTTCAGCAGAAGAAACATTACCTTCGATAATACCAGCTTTGATTTCTAGAGCTTCGTTCTTTTTCGCGAAGTCATTGATAATTTTTGCTGGAGCTACAACATCTTCATTTGAGAATGCGATAGCGTTTGGACCAGTTAACACTTCATTAATCGCTTCTAAACCAGTGATTTCAGCTGCGCGACGAGTTAAAGTATTTTTGTAAACTTTGAACTCAACACCTGCTTCACGAAGTTGTTTACGAAGTTCAGTAACTTGAGCAACTGTTAAACCGCGGTAGTCAACTACTACTACTGAAGATGCAGCTTGTAGTTTTTCAGCGATTTCTTGTACTTGAGTTTTTTTAGCTTCGATAATTGCACTGCCCATTTTGACACCTCCTATTAGAATGTCATTTATACCGACAAAAGAAAAGCCTCTATGCCGCATAGACATAGAGGCAGAAAGTCATCATCTAAAAAGAATCTGATTTCCGATGTCCTCGGTAGGATCATTAAGTGTCTAAGCACCCCTACTGTCTACGGTACAAATGGATGATTCACAACGACACCCATCTTACCAAAGAAGAGGATGGTTGTCAACTATATTCATTGAATTTAGTTAAACAATATATTATTTAACAACAACGCTAGAAGAATCAATTTTCACTGATGGTCCCATAGTAGTTGTTACATTTACAGATTTCATGTAAGTACCTTTAGCTGCAGCAGGTTTTGCTTTTTGAACTACGTCAAATACAGCTAAGAAGTTTTCTACTAATTTTTCAGTATCAAAAGATACTTTACCAATTGGCGCATGGATGATACCAGCTTTGTCAGCACGATATTCCACTTTACCAGCTTTAATTTCTTGGATTGCTTTAGTTACATCAAAAGTAACTGTACCAGTTTTAGGATTTGGCATTAAACCTTTAGGTCCTAATACACGACCAAGTTTACCAACTTCACCCATCATATCTGGAGTAGCAACGATAACATCAAACTCGAACCAACCTTGTTGGATTTTGTTAATGTATTCTGCATCACCTACATAATCAGCGCCAGCAGCTTCAGCTTCTTTTAATTTTTCGCCTTTTGCGAAAACTAAAACACGTTGAGTTTTACCAGTTCCGTTTGGAAGTACAACTGCCCCACGGATTTGTTGGTCGTTTTTACGAGTATCAATACCAAGTTTAAAAGCCACTTCAACGGTAGCGTCAAAGTTAACTGTGCTTGTTTGTTTCGCTAAAGCGATTGCCTCTTCAGCGTTATATAATTTTGAACGGTCAACTAATTTTGCTGCATCTTGCAGTTTTTTACCTTTTTTAGCCATTATATATTTTCCTCCTTGATTGTGGTTGTAGCGGATAATCCTCCCACGAATAGAGGTTGCGAGTCCTATTGAACTTTCCGCAACCTCATTAACAAAAGCCTTAATCATCAAGTGTTAGGGAATTAGTCTTCGATAACAATACCCATGCTTCGCGCAGTACCTTCAACCATTAGCATAGCAGCTTCTACAGATGCAGCATTTAGGTCAGGCATTTTTTGTTCTGCGATTTCGCGAACTTTATCACGTTTAACCGTTGCAACTTTCTTACGGTTTGGTTCACCAGATCCAGATTGGATACCTGCTGCTACTTTAAGTAACACTGCTGCAGGTGGTGTTTTAGTAATGAAAGTGAAAGAACGGTCTTCAAACACTGTAATTTCAACTGGAATAATTAAACCAGCTTGATCAGCTGTACGAGCGTTGAACTCCTTACAGAATCCCATGATATTAACACCAGCTTGACCTAGTGCAGGACCAACCGGTGGAGCTGGGTTAGCTTTACCAGCAGGAATTTGAAGTTTTACAATTTTAATTACTTTTTTAGCCACGAGACACACCTCCTTAAGTCCGTGATGTGGTAAATGGGTTGCCCCTCCCACTCAATATCTGTTTGTCAGCAATTTGCCGATAACATTAAATTTTAGTAGTACAGACTATTATTTTGACAGTCTGACTATGAAATGATAACACTTTTAAAATATATAAGCAAGTAAAATTAATTATTATTTACCTCTATACTTTTATATCATTTGATCATTTTCGTTATAATTTTTGTACTTGCTCGAAGTCAAGCTCCATTTTTGTTTCACGGCCGAACATATCAATGACAACTTTTACCTTACCTTTATCAGCATCTACTTCTTCTACTCTACCTTGGAAATGAGCAAACGGTCCATCTAAAACTTCAACCGATTCTCCTACCGTTACATCAATTTCACCTAATGCTTTTTTCGTCATACCCATTTGTCGCAATAATCGATCTGCTTCTTCTGGTAATAATGGCGTAGGTTTTGCTCCTCCACCTGAAGAGCCAATAAATCCTGTAACTCCAGGGGTATTACGTACAACGTACCAAGACTCATCAGTTAAAATCATTTCAACTAATACATACCCAGGAAAAACTTTGCGCATTACAGTACGTTTTTTCCCATCTTTTAAATCTGTTTCTTCGTGCTCAGGAACAATTACACGGAAAATGTTATCTTGCATTCCCATTGTTTCCACACGTTTCTCTAAATTTGTTTTTACTCGGTTTTCATAACCTGAATAAGTATGAACCACATACCACTTTTTCTCCATAATCAGCAGGACTTACCGTCCGTTCCTCCTTTACATATACGTATTGGACGTATACTTTTACAATTCAACTTAACTTTATTATAAAACAAATGAAAAAAACCCGTTAACTATAAGACGGGCTATTTCAAAATATTCATATTAATAACATTATAACGCAAAATACCAGCGAACTAAACTTGAAATTCCTAAATCAACTAGCATGAAAAAGAATGCAAAGAATACTACTGTCGAAACTACTACAACCGTATACTTTGTAAGCTCTTTACTTTTCGGCCAGCTAGTTTTTCTCATTTCTGACGTTACATTCGCAAAAAACTGTTTAATCTTGCCCATTATAGCTTAACCCTCCGAACAAATCGTCTATTCTATGTTTTAACACTTTTTTAAGCAAAGGAATACTATCTATTTGGTTTGTTTATGCATTGTATGTTCATTGCAATGTGGACAAAACTTTTTCAACTCAAGACGTTTAGTTGAATCTACTTTTTCAGGAAATGTATAGTTTCTAGATCCACACTTCTCACAACTAAGCACGACTTTTTTTGCCATTTCAACATCACTCTTTCGGCATTATGTCTTTTAAAGACTATCACCTAATAAGTTTGATGTCAATATTAGCAAAAGTCAAACTAGTTTGATTGGTCGAATTCCAAGTGTCTTTCTAACTTACGTTTTACCCGCTGTAATGCGTTATCTATTGATTTCACATGACGATTTAACTCTTCGGATATTTCGTTATACGATTGACCATCTAAATAGAGTGCCAATACTTGTTGCTCGAGTTCACTCAAAATCTCGCCAATTTTTCCTTCTAAATGAGAGTATTCTTCACGATAAATCATTAAATGCTCAGGATCATCGGGTTTAGTATTAGTTATAACATCTAATAAGGTTCTATCAGACTCTTCATCATAGATTGGTTTATCAAGAGAAACATAGGAATTTAAAGGTATATGCTTTTGTCTAGTAGCTGTCTTGATTGCCGTTATAATCTGACGGGTAATACATAGTTCAGCAAATGCACGGAATGATGAAAGCTTGTCCCCTTTGAAGTCTCTTATAGCTTTATATAATCCTATCATTCCTTCTTGAATAATATCTTCCTTATCAGCACCAATTAAAAAATAAGAACGCGCCTTCGCTTTTACAAACAAACGATATTTTGTAATTAAAAAATCTAATGCATCCGAACTACCTTGACGCACCAGTTCAACGAGTTCTTCATCAGTACACTCATCGAATTTTTGCAATACTTGAGTTTGATTGCTTTTCAGCATCGGCTTCACCCCAAACGCATTGAGAATCGTTTTAGAAACAGTATACTAGAATTGGAAAATAAAGGTCAATTGATTATTTCAAGCCTCTTCTCCATTTCTCAAATTCTATCTCCACCTCTTTTGGTAAAGATATTCTACTAGCAGGCTTTTTTACTTGCTTAGACTTAACTTCAGTGGTGATTTTCGATTGGATAATTTGCATTTCAATTTCTAGTTCTCTTGCTGATTTCCGAAGTGCACCTTGTCCAAAGATTACATTTTGTTCTGTCATATCGGACGTAGCTACATAGATTTGAATTTTACGGCCTTTTAACTCATTCGTTAATTTTTCAATTCGTTCATCTGCAGTTTCATTTTTCCGTGTATAAATGACTTCAACCGCATTTTGAATATATGTTTGTTCAATACCAGGAACTAAATGGGCATCAAAGACAACAATGACTTTCCACCCCATTGCTGCCTTATATTCTGACATTAAATCAATCAAACGATTACGTGCTTCTTCGAAATCTGAATCACGGAGTGGTCGCAATTCCTTCCATGCACCGATCATATTGTAGCCATCAACAATCAAAATGTTTTGCATAACAATTACTTTTCCATTCGTTCTTGTCTTTTACGATAAACTTCGTACATTAATAAAGCTGCAGCTACAGAAGCATTTAACGAAGTCACATGTCCTATCATCGGCAAATGGTATAAAAAGTCACATTTTTCCTTGAGTAATCTACTCATTCCACGACCTTCACTTCCGATAATAATCGCTAATGGTAATGTTGCATCCATTTTGCGATAATCAACGGAACCTTTTGCATCTGTGCCAGCAATCCAGACACCTCTGTCTTTTAACTCAGCAACAGTTTGAGCAAGATTTGTCACCCTTACAACAGGAACATGTTCAATAGCTCCTGTTGAAGCTTTTGCTACAACTGCGGTTAAACCAACAGCCCGTCTTTTGGGAATAATGATTCCATGTACACCAATCGCATCAGCAGTACGCATAATTGACCCTAGATTATGAGGATCCTCTAACTCATCTAAAATTAAGAAAAATGGATCTTCGTTTTTTTCTTTTGCCGCATCAAATAAATCCTCTAATTCAGCATAAGAGTAAGCTGCAACGGAAGCAACGATTCCTTGATGATTGGCACTCGATAGTTGGTCTATTTTTTTCTTCGGAACAAATTGAATTAGAACTCCACGTTCGCGAGCTAGATCTAGCACTTCATTAATTCCAGACTTTTTTACACCTTCTGCAATCCACAACTTATTTATTTCTCTACCCGAACGAAGCGCTTCTAAAACAGGATTTTTTCCAGCAATGATTTCACCATTCTGTTCTGTCATGTTGTTGCCCCTTTCTATTGCTCTACAATATCAATTGCATAATCAATTATTTCGTAAAGACGTTCGTATTGCTTCGTTAAAAATAAGTATCCTAATATTGCTTCAAACCCGGAACTATTTCGGTATGTTTGAACATCTGTGTTTTTTGGGACTGAACCCGATTTCGCATTTCGCCCACGTTTGAAAACAGCAATTTCCTCTTCTGTTAAATAAGCTTCATCCATTAGTCGATGAACAATCATAGATTGAGCCTTTGCTGATACATACCGAGTAGCTTCTTTATGCAAGTGGTTCGGTTTAGCTCGTCCAATTAGAAGAAGATGTTCCCGAACTTTTTGTTCAAGAACAGCATCTCCCATATAAGCTAATGCTAATGCATTTAATTGCTTTACATCTTCCATTCGCAATTGCGACATCTTAAAGACCTCGTTTCCATCGTGTTCCCTGACGAGTATCTTCAAGAACAATATTCATTTCAAGAAGCTTGTCACGAATTTCATCTGATTTAGCAAAATCTCGATTTTTTCTAGCCATATTCCGCTCTTCAATTAAAGCTTCAATTTCCTCATCTAATAATTCATTGTCCATATTGAATTGGATACCTAATACTTCTCCTAATTGATCGAAGGTTTCTATAAATGCCAGTAGTACACGTTCCTCTGTATTTTTCTCATTCAAGTAAGTATTCGCTATTCGAGCTAATTCGAATAAAGTTGAAATAGCATTCGCTGTATTAAAGTCGTCGTCCATCGCTTCTTCAAATTGGTTCTTAATATCTGTAACCTTTGCCAACCATTCATCTCCATTATTGATAAGATTGGTTGTTGCAGTTAGTCTATGTTTTACATTTGAGTATGCTGTACGCAGTCGTTCAAGCCCCGCTTTAGCAGATTCAACTAAATCTTGTGCAAAGTTAATTGGATGGCGATAGTGAACAGATAACATGAAAAATCTTAAAACTTGAGGATCAAGTTGTTTACGAATATCGTGTACTAAAACAAAATTCCCTAATGATTTTGACATCTTTTCATTATCAATATTAATGTAGCCATTGTGCATCCAATACCTTGCGAAAGTTTTACCTGTATAGCTTTCCGATTGTGCAATTTCATTTTCGTGGTGAGGGAATGTTAAGTCTTGACCACCAGCATGTATATCAATCGTATCACCTAAATGTTCTCTCGCCATAACCGAACATTCGATATGCCAGCCCGGTCGACCTTCTCCCCACGGGCTACTCCAATGGATTTCACCTGGCTTTACTGCCTTCCAAAGTGCAAAGTCTAATGGATCTTCTTTCTTTTCTCCAGCTTCTATGCGTGCTCCAACCTTTAAATCATCAATTGATTGGTGACTTAGTTTTCCATAACCGTCAAATTTCCGCGTACGATAATAAACATCACCTTGCGATTCATATGCATATCCTTTTTCAACTAAGACGCTAATAAATTCAATGATATCATCCATGTGATTTGTTACACGAGGGTGAACATCCGCTTTTTTACAACCAAGAGCAGTAATATCATCAAAATAAGCGTTTATAAAACGATCTGTTAATTCGAATACTTCTTCCCCTAATTCATTTGCGGCTTTAATAATTTTGTCATCAACATCCGTAAAATTAGAAACATATTTTACCTCAAAGCCTTTATATTGAAAATAACGTCTAACAGCATCGTATACAATTACAGGTCTTGCATTTCCTATATGAATATAATTATAAACGGTTGGTCCGCATACATACATTTTCACCTTTCCTTCTTCGATAGGGACAAATGTTTCCTTTTGTCTCGTTAATGAGTTGAATATTTGTATTGTCATTCATTTTTTCTCCTTTCATCAAGCATCACTAATGATATGCATGTAATTTTATGCCTTAATAAATCCAAATAGGTTCCAAAAAAAAACGCCTCTATCATTTTCTACAAAATGACAGAGACGCTAATATATATTTTTTGCGCGGTTCCACTCTGATTGAAAGCATTGAATCATACCTTCCCCTCAAAAGCCCTTAACGCAGACTATACGACTTACCTACTCAATTCAGTAAAGTACTCGAAGGTGCATTTCCGTAAAACAGAACCTAGGTCATTTCCAGCCAAGATGACCCTCTCTTTGAAGACATGTTTCACGTACTTCTCCTTCTCAACGCTTTATCATTTGAACTTTTTACAATAAGTGAACTCAATGCACAGTTGCTTATCAATTTATAACAGTTTTGTAAATTCATTTTACAACAAGGTTATTAAAAGTCAATTAATACTATTTGACAAACTTCGCAACACGTTCAATAGCTTTATCTTTACCGATTAATGCAATGGCATCTGGTAGCTCTGGGCCATGCGTTTGTCCTGTTGTAACAACTCGGATTGGCATAAATAAGTTTTTCCCTTTATGGCCAGTCTCTTTTTGCACCTCTTTAATAGCAGCTTTAATAGACGGCGCATCAAAGTTCTCTAACGCTTCTAGTTGCGCCTTAAGTGAAGTCATTACTTCTGGAACTTGTTCTCCAGCTAATACCTCTTTCGATTCTTCATCATACTCAATCTCATCTTTGAAGAATAGGCTTGATAATTCAACAATCTCCGATCCAAAGCTCATTTGGTTATGATATAGACCGATTAAAGCTGTTGCCCATGCATGTTGTTCCTCTGTTAGTTCTTCAGGAAGTAACCCCGCTTTCTGTAAATGCGGTAGTGATAATTCCACAATCATTTCTAGCGGCGTCTTTTTAATGTATTGATTGTTCATCCATGTTAGTTTATTTTTATCGAACATAGATGGTGACTTAGAAAGACGTTTTTCATCGAACATTTCAATGAATTGTTCTTTTGTGAAGATCTCTTCTTCACCTTCTGGAGACCAACCAAGTAATGCAAAGAAGTTAAACATTGCTTCTGGTAGGTAACCAAGATCTTTATATTGAGATACGAATTGAATAATGGATTCATCACGTTTGGATAATTTTTTATGATCTTCATTGACGATTAATGTCATGTGACCATATTGCGGATATTCCCAATCAAATGCATCGAAAATCATCATTTGTTTCGGTGTATTCGATAGATGCTCTTCCCCACGGAATACATGTGTAATATCCATAAAATGATCATCCAATACTACAGCATAATTGTATGTTGGAATACCATTCGCTTTCACTAATACCCAGTCACCAATATCTTTTGATTCAAACGTCACATCGCCGCGCACTAAATCTGTAAATTGGTATGTTGTGTTCTCAGGTACACGCATACGAATTGTATGAGGTATTCCAGCTGCTTCTTTTTCAGCTACTTGTTCAGGTGTCAAATGGCGACATTTCCCATCATAAGTTGGTGCTGCTACACCTTTTGCTTTTTGTGCTTCACGTGAAGCTTCTAATTCTTCAGGTGTACAGAAGCATTTGTAAGCTATTCCCCGATTTAGTAGTTCTTCTGCGTGTTTTGTATAAATATCTAAACGTTCCATTTGACGATATGGTGCATACGGTCCACCGATATCAATTGATTCATCCGGAATAATTCCTAACCAACGCAAATTATCAAGCTGTGATGCTTCTCCACCTTCAACATTACGTTCAATATCCGTATCCTCTATACGAACGATAAATTTACCATTATGGTGTTTTGCGAATAGATAGTTGAATAATGCTGTACGTGCTCCACCAATGTGTAAAAAGCCTGTCGGACTTGGTGCATAACGAACGCGAACTTCCTTTGTCATAGTCTAAATTGCCTCCTAATTATGTAAAATGCTTTGTACATTTTATCATTGTGTTTCAAGAAATGAAAGTTGTACTACTTTTCATTTCATTGTCATTGCAAAATTTATTTACGTGGAATACTTCATGAGAAATTACTTATCTTTTATTTATTTTTTTATGAGTAGAATTGTTGCCATTGCAGCGATTCCTTCTTCTCTTCCTGTGAACCCTAATTTTTCTGTCGTTGTTGCTTTAACATTAACTTGTGAAGGTTCTGCATTCAGTAATTCAGCTATTCGATTACGCATTTGCCCAATGTAGGGCGCTAATTTCGGACGTTGTGCCATAATTGTACAATCTATATTTCCTAGTACATAGCCTTTCCCTTCAACAATCTTCCATATATGCTCCAATAACATAGCACTATCTGCATCTTTAAACGCCGGATCTGTGTCTGGGAAATGATGTCCAATATCTCCTTCTCCAATCGCTCCAAGGGCCGCATCTGTGACTGTATGTAATAATACGTCTGCATCAGAATGGCCTATTAGCCCACGATCATGAGGAATTATAATTCCACCTAAAATTAAAGGACGCCCTTCTGCAAACGCATGAACGTCAAAACCTTGTCCTACTCGAAACATATAATTAGTGCCGCTCTTGCTATAACTGACTATAACAATTGCAGCTTCACCATCCTTTACTTTTAATTACCTATATTTCCATTCATATATTAACATATTTCCCATTACCTTGGATTGTAAGCGTAAATATTCTAATTTATAGACACAAATTGAATAAGTTTATGGTAACTGCCATTTTCTCTTTTTAGCAAATTGCATAGTTAACATCTTAAATGAAAATCCCATCAACCACTCGAGTTGATGGGATTAATAGTATTTTGTAAGCTTTTGACCTTACTTCATACGTTTTTGCAAAATTACTTCACCTAATATGAGATCTTCTTTCGTTGTCATTTTTATATTTTCGTAGTTGGCTTCGATAATATGTACCGGATAGCCTAGACGTTCAACAAGCATCGCCTCATCTGTGCCTAAAAAGCCTTGTTTCTCTGCAACTTCCTCAGCCTCAGATAATAAATCAAAGCGAAATGCCTGTGGAGTTTGTATTACCCAAAGATTATCACGGTCAACAGTTTCAACAATAATCCCATCCTGTACTTTTTTCATGGTATCTTTTGCTCTTACACCTGCAATGGCCGCACCTTTTTCTTTCGCACACATTACTAGACTTGAAATAATATCGCGGGTAACAAAAGGTCTTGCCGCATCATGGACCAAAACGGTTTCGACTTGTTCCATCTCTCTAATGCATGAATGGACTGAATGCTGTCGTTCTTCACCACCGTTAGGTAAACCTTTAATTTTCGTGATATGATATTTATCGAGTAATTCTTTAATATATTCACGTTCCTCTGGCTTAACCGCTAACCAGATTCCAGTACAATTATCGTCGTTCTGAAAAACATTTAACGTA carries:
- the rplJ gene encoding 50S ribosomal protein L10, which translates into the protein MGSAIIEAKKTQVQEIAEKLQAASSVVVVDYRGLTVAQVTELRKQLREAGVEFKVYKNTLTRRAAEITGLEAINEVLTGPNAIAFSNEDVVAPAKIINDFAKKNEALEIKAGIIEGNVSSAEDVKALAELPSREGLLSMLLSVLQAPVRNFALATKAVAEQKEEQGA
- the rplA gene encoding 50S ribosomal protein L1, whose amino-acid sequence is MAKKGKKLQDAAKLVDRSKLYNAEEAIALAKQTSTVNFDATVEVAFKLGIDTRKNDQQIRGAVVLPNGTGKTQRVLVFAKGEKLKEAEAAGADYVGDAEYINKIQQGWFEFDVIVATPDMMGEVGKLGRVLGPKGLMPNPKTGTVTFDVTKAIQEIKAGKVEYRADKAGIIHAPIGKVSFDTEKLVENFLAVFDVVQKAKPAAAKGTYMKSVNVTTTMGPSVKIDSSSVVVK
- the rplK gene encoding 50S ribosomal protein L11 — protein: MAKKVIKIVKLQIPAGKANPAPPVGPALGQAGVNIMGFCKEFNARTADQAGLIIPVEITVFEDRSFTFITKTPPAAVLLKVAAGIQSGSGEPNRKKVATVKRDKVREIAEQKMPDLNAASVEAAMLMVEGTARSMGIVIED
- the nusG gene encoding transcription termination/antitermination protein NusG, with product MEKKWYVVHTYSGYENRVKTNLEKRVETMGMQDNIFRVIVPEHEETDLKDGKKRTVMRKVFPGYVLVEMILTDESWYVVRNTPGVTGFIGSSGGGAKPTPLLPEEADRLLRQMGMTKKALGEIDVTVGESVEVLDGPFAHFQGRVEEVDADKGKVKVVIDMFGRETKMELDFEQVQKL
- the secE gene encoding preprotein translocase subunit SecE, encoding MGKIKQFFANVTSEMRKTSWPKSKELTKYTVVVVSTVVFFAFFFMLVDLGISSLVRWYFAL
- the rpmG gene encoding 50S ribosomal protein L33; the protein is MAKKVVLSCEKCGSRNYTFPEKVDSTKRLELKKFCPHCNEHTMHKQTK
- the sigH gene encoding RNA polymerase sporulation sigma factor SigH, coding for MLKSNQTQVLQKFDECTDEELVELVRQGSSDALDFLITKYRLFVKAKARSYFLIGADKEDIIQEGMIGLYKAIRDFKGDKLSSFRAFAELCITRQIITAIKTATRQKHIPLNSYVSLDKPIYDEESDRTLLDVITNTKPDDPEHLMIYREEYSHLEGKIGEILSELEQQVLALYLDGQSYNEISEELNRHVKSIDNALQRVKRKLERHLEFDQSN
- a CDS encoding NYN domain-containing protein; the encoded protein is MQNILIVDGYNMIGAWKELRPLRDSDFEEARNRLIDLMSEYKAAMGWKVIVVFDAHLVPGIEQTYIQNAVEVIYTRKNETADERIEKLTNELKGRKIQIYVATSDMTEQNVIFGQGALRKSARELEIEMQIIQSKITTEVKSKQVKKPASRISLPKEVEIEFEKWRRGLK
- the rlmB gene encoding 23S rRNA (guanosine(2251)-2'-O)-methyltransferase RlmB, with product MTEQNGEIIAGKNPVLEALRSGREINKLWIAEGVKKSGINEVLDLARERGVLIQFVPKKKIDQLSSANHQGIVASVAAYSYAELEDLFDAAKEKNEDPFFLILDELEDPHNLGSIMRTADAIGVHGIIIPKRRAVGLTAVVAKASTGAIEHVPVVRVTNLAQTVAELKDRGVWIAGTDAKGSVDYRKMDATLPLAIIIGSEGRGMSRLLKEKCDFLYHLPMIGHVTSLNASVAAALLMYEVYRKRQERMEK
- a CDS encoding Mini-ribonuclease 3 → MSQLRMEDVKQLNALALAYMGDAVLEQKVREHLLLIGRAKPNHLHKEATRYVSAKAQSMIVHRLMDEAYLTEEEIAVFKRGRNAKSGSVPKNTDVQTYRNSSGFEAILGYLFLTKQYERLYEIIDYAIDIVEQ
- the cysS gene encoding cysteine--tRNA ligase, whose amino-acid sequence is MTIQIFNSLTRQKETFVPIEEGKVKMYVCGPTVYNYIHIGNARPVIVYDAVRRYFQYKGFEVKYVSNFTDVDDKIIKAANELGEEVFELTDRFINAYFDDITALGCKKADVHPRVTNHMDDIIEFISVLVEKGYAYESQGDVYYRTRKFDGYGKLSHQSIDDLKVGARIEAGEKKEDPLDFALWKAVKPGEIHWSSPWGEGRPGWHIECSVMAREHLGDTIDIHAGGQDLTFPHHENEIAQSESYTGKTFARYWMHNGYINIDNEKMSKSLGNFVLVHDIRKQLDPQVLRFFMLSVHYRHPINFAQDLVESAKAGLERLRTAYSNVKHRLTATTNLINNGDEWLAKVTDIKNQFEEAMDDDFNTANAISTLFELARIANTYLNEKNTEERVLLAFIETFDQLGEVLGIQFNMDNELLDEEIEALIEERNMARKNRDFAKSDEIRDKLLEMNIVLEDTRQGTRWKRGL
- the gltX gene encoding glutamate--tRNA ligase; this translates as MTKEVRVRYAPSPTGFLHIGGARTALFNYLFAKHHNGKFIVRIEDTDIERNVEGGEASQLDNLRWLGIIPDESIDIGGPYAPYRQMERLDIYTKHAEELLNRGIAYKCFCTPEELEASREAQKAKGVAAPTYDGKCRHLTPEQVAEKEAAGIPHTIRMRVPENTTYQFTDLVRGDVTFESKDIGDWVLVKANGIPTYNYAVVLDDHFMDITHVFRGEEHLSNTPKQMMIFDAFDWEYPQYGHMTLIVNEDHKKLSKRDESIIQFVSQYKDLGYLPEAMFNFFALLGWSPEGEEEIFTKEQFIEMFDEKRLSKSPSMFDKNKLTWMNNQYIKKTPLEMIVELSLPHLQKAGLLPEELTEEQHAWATALIGLYHNQMSFGSEIVELSSLFFKDEIEYDEESKEVLAGEQVPEVMTSLKAQLEALENFDAPSIKAAIKEVQKETGHKGKNLFMPIRVVTTGQTHGPELPDAIALIGKDKAIERVAKFVK
- the ispF gene encoding 2-C-methyl-D-erythritol 2,4-cyclodiphosphate synthase — encoded protein: MFRVGQGFDVHAFAEGRPLILGGIIIPHDRGLIGHSDADVLLHTVTDAALGAIGEGDIGHHFPDTDPAFKDADSAMLLEHIWKIVEGKGYVLGNIDCTIMAQRPKLAPYIGQMRNRIAELLNAEPSQVNVKATTTEKLGFTGREEGIAAMATILLIKK
- the ispD gene encoding 2-C-methyl-D-erythritol 4-phosphate cytidylyltransferase, producing MQYEVVLPAAGSGKRMGAGQNKLFLLLNRTPILIHTLNVFQNDDNCTGIWLAVKPEEREYIKELLDKYHITKIKGLPNGGEERQHSVHSCIREMEQVETVLVHDAARPFVTRDIISSLVMCAKEKGAAIAGVRAKDTMKKVQDGIIVETVDRDNLWVIQTPQAFRFDLLSEAEEVAEKQGFLGTDEAMLVERLGYPVHIIEANYENIKMTTKEDLILGEVILQKRMK